A genomic region of Trifolium pratense cultivar HEN17-A07 linkage group LG3, ARS_RC_1.1, whole genome shotgun sequence contains the following coding sequences:
- the LOC123916081 gene encoding MACPF domain-containing protein At4g24290-like isoform X3, which produces MAQSPSVSGFEAAQKAINTLGLGFDLTQDINFDNCKTGSRLILIDGEQCRHLEIPGGVSIPDVSNSIRCVGGESIRINSEVLTLQQMLQHFNHEMRLDGRIASGHFCASFGLNFRDTKELASIIHLAYDGWFIKRYAVELEKYHDELYDHVKESVPSSWDPEAMARFIERFGTHVIVGVSMGGKDVLYVRQEDTSDLLDPAGIQKLLTETASIKFMDSANNHGLASQGLSNIKKNLFEIHIRRGGSSQNMNHSEWLDTIDSEPDVISMHLLPLTTLLSGITGYGFVAHAINLYLRYKPPIEDLRQFLEFQLPREWSPVYGKIHLDSNWKHEVNNWLRLSILGSKLYINTIPVDVGNRPVTGLRLQLEGKRSNRLAIHLQHLASLPKSLSLADSANAYSSCDSYSCKYHKKLKWNCFSYVCTAPIESDDSLSIVTGAQLQVEKKCLLLGLHFSKVIGATLQKPPEWDQSSNLGQSRTKFWDTAGHMDHPMPGDETVSPIQYSDALPAPVRTPKLQKYVDKMERVRGPADAPGYWAVSGAKLSVHNGKIYLFVKYSLLSFVI; this is translated from the exons ATGGCACAATCACCAAGTGTTTCTGGTTTTGAAGCAGCCCAGAAAGCAATAAACACACTTGGGTTGGGTTTTGATTTAACACAAGATATCAACTTTGACAACTGTAAGACTGGTTCACGGTTGATCCTCATCGACGGAGAACAGTGCCGTCATTTGGAGATTCCTGGAGGGGTTTCAATTCCAGATGTTTCAAACTCTATCAGATGTGTTGGAGGAGAATCTATCAGAATCAATTCAGAGGTTCTCACCTTGCAACAG atgttgcaacatttCAACCATGAAATGCGCCTGGATGGCAGAATTGCATCCGGTCACTTTTGTGCTTCATTTGGTTTAAATTTTCGAGATACAAAAGAATTGGCTTCAATTATCCATCTTGCTTATGATGGTTGGTTCATCAAACGCTATGCTGTTGAATTAGAAAAGTATCATGATGAACTCTATGATCATGTCAAAGAATCTGTGCCGTCCTCGTGGGACCCTGAGGCCATGGCAAG GTTCATTGAACGTTTTGGTACTCATGTCATAGTTGGGGTGAGCATGGGAGGAAAGGATGTGCTATACGTTAGACAAGAAGATACATCAGATCTTCTTGATCCAGCTGGTATTCAAAAACTTTTGACAGAAACAGCTAGCATAAAGTTCATGGATTCTGCAAATAATCATGGTTTGGCTTCTCAAGGCTTAAGTAACATAAAAAAG AATCTTTTTGAGATACACATTAGGAGGGGTGGAAGCAGTCAAAATATGAACCATAGTGAATGGTTGGATACCATTGACTCGGAACCTGACGTCATATCAATGCATCTTCTCCCTCTGACAACCCTTTTGTCAGGTATCACGGGGTATGGATTTGTGGCCCATGCGATAAACCTCTATCTTCGAT ACAAACCTCCAATTGAAGATCTCCGTCAATTTTTAGAGTTTCAGCTACCAAGAGAATGGTCCCCTGTATATGGCAAGATACATCTTGATTCTAACTGGAAGCATGAAGTGAACAATTGGCTACGACTTAGTATCTTGGGTTCTAAGCTTTACATAAATACAATTCCA GTAGATGTAGGTAATAGACCAGTAACTGGCCTTAGATTACAATTGGAAGGGAAAAGAAGCAACCGGCTGGCCATTCATCTGCAGCATTTGGCTTCTCTCCCGAAGTCCTTATCACTTGCAGACAGTGCAAATGCTTATTCGTCTTGTGACTCGTATAGTTGCAAGTACCATAAGAAACTGAAATGGAACTGCTTTTCATATGTTTGTACTGCTCCTATTGAATCAGATGATAGTCTTTCCATTGTCACAGGAGCTCAGTTACAAGTTGAAAAGAAGTGTCTCCTTTTAGGGCTTCACTTTTCCAAAGTTATTGGTGCTACCCTTCAGAAACCACCTGAGTGGGACCAATCCTCCAATCTTGGCCAGTCCAGGACCAAGTTTTGGGACACAGCAGGACATATGGATCATCCAATGCCTGGTGATGAGACCGTTAGCCCTATTCAATATTCTGATGCCCTCCCTGCACCAGTGCGTACACCTAAGCTTCAAAAGTATGTGGACAAAATGGAAAGGGTTAGAGGACCAGCAGACGCTCCAGGATATTGGGCTGTGTCCGGAGCAAAGCTTTCTGTACACAATGGGAAAATATATCTCTTTGTTAAGTATTCACTATTGAGTTTTGTTATATAG
- the LOC123916081 gene encoding MACPF domain-containing protein At4g24290-like isoform X2: MESSQSVSRFEAAQKAINSIGLGFDITLDINFDNCKSIGSPLIFINNDEQHCRHLEIPGGVTIPNVPNSIKCVRGESIRIHSEVLTLHQMLEHFNHEMRLVGETASGHFCASFGLSGRCIKELASIKSLAYDGWFIKRYAVELERYHGELHDYVKEAVPSSWDPEALARFIERFGTHVIVGVSMGGKDVLYVRQEDTSDLLDPAGIQKLLTETASIKFMDSANNHGLASQGLSNIKKNLFEIHIRRGGSSQNMNHSEWLDTIDSEPDVISMHLLPLTTLLSGITGYGFVAHAINLYLRYKPPIEDLRQFLEFQLPREWSPVYGKIHLDSNWKHEVNNWLRLSILGSKLYINTIPVDVGNRPVTGLRLQLEGKRSNRLAIHLQHLASLPKSLSLADSANAYSSCDSYSCKYHKKLKWNCFSYVCTAPIESDDSLSIVTGAQLQVEKKCLLLGLHFSKVIGATLQKPPEWDQSSNLGQSRTKFWDTAGHMDHPMPGDETVSPIQYSDALPAPVRTPKLQKYVDKMERVRGPADAPGYWAVSGAKLSVHNGKIYLFVKYSLLSFVI, translated from the exons ATGGAATCATCACAAAGTGTTTCACGTTTTGAAGCAGCTCAGAAAGCTATAAACTCAATTGGGTTGGGTTTTGACATAACATTAGATATCAACTTTGATAATTGTAAGAGTATTGGTTCACCTTTGATCTTCATCAATAATGATGAACAACACTGTCGTCATTTGGAGATTCCTGGTGGTGTTACAATTCCAAATGTTCCAAACTCTATCAAATGTGTTAGAGGAGAATCTATTAGAATTCATTCAGAAGTTCTCACCTTGCACCAG aTGTTGGAGCATTTCAACCATGAAATGCGTCTTGTAGGAGAAACTGCATCTGGTCATTTCTGTGCTTCATTTGGGTTATCTGGTCGATGTATCAAAGAATTAGCTTCTATTAAGTCTCTTGCATATGATGGTTGGTTCATCAAACGCTATGCTGTTGAACTAGAAAGGTATCATGGTGAACTCCATGATTATGTCAAAGAAGCTGTGCCATCATCATGGGACCCTGAGGCCTTGGCAAG GTTCATTGAACGTTTTGGTACTCATGTCATAGTTGGGGTGAGCATGGGAGGAAAGGATGTGCTATACGTTAGACAAGAAGATACATCAGATCTTCTTGATCCAGCTGGTATTCAAAAACTTTTGACAGAAACAGCTAGCATAAAGTTCATGGATTCTGCAAATAATCATGGTTTGGCTTCTCAAGGCTTAAGTAACATAAAAAAG AATCTTTTTGAGATACACATTAGGAGGGGTGGAAGCAGTCAAAATATGAACCATAGTGAATGGTTGGATACCATTGACTCGGAACCTGACGTCATATCAATGCATCTTCTCCCTCTGACAACCCTTTTGTCAGGTATCACGGGGTATGGATTTGTGGCCCATGCGATAAACCTCTATCTTCGAT ACAAACCTCCAATTGAAGATCTCCGTCAATTTTTAGAGTTTCAGCTACCAAGAGAATGGTCCCCTGTATATGGCAAGATACATCTTGATTCTAACTGGAAGCATGAAGTGAACAATTGGCTACGACTTAGTATCTTGGGTTCTAAGCTTTACATAAATACAATTCCA GTAGATGTAGGTAATAGACCAGTAACTGGCCTTAGATTACAATTGGAAGGGAAAAGAAGCAACCGGCTGGCCATTCATCTGCAGCATTTGGCTTCTCTCCCGAAGTCCTTATCACTTGCAGACAGTGCAAATGCTTATTCGTCTTGTGACTCGTATAGTTGCAAGTACCATAAGAAACTGAAATGGAACTGCTTTTCATATGTTTGTACTGCTCCTATTGAATCAGATGATAGTCTTTCCATTGTCACAGGAGCTCAGTTACAAGTTGAAAAGAAGTGTCTCCTTTTAGGGCTTCACTTTTCCAAAGTTATTGGTGCTACCCTTCAGAAACCACCTGAGTGGGACCAATCCTCCAATCTTGGCCAGTCCAGGACCAAGTTTTGGGACACAGCAGGACATATGGATCATCCAATGCCTGGTGATGAGACCGTTAGCCCTATTCAATATTCTGATGCCCTCCCTGCACCAGTGCGTACACCTAAGCTTCAAAAGTATGTGGACAAAATGGAAAGGGTTAGAGGACCAGCAGACGCTCCAGGATATTGGGCTGTGTCCGGAGCAAAGCTTTCTGTACACAATGGGAAAATATATCTCTTTGTTAAGTATTCACTATTGAGTTTTGTTATATAG
- the LOC123916081 gene encoding MACPF domain-containing protein At4g24290-like isoform X1, whose product MESSQSVSRFEAAQKAINSIGLGFDITLDINFDNCKSIGSPLIFINNDEQHCRHLEIPGGVTIPNVPNSIKCVRGESIRIHSEVLTLHQMLEHFNHEMRLVGETASGHFCASFGLSGRCIKELASIKSLAYDGWFIKRYAVELERYHGELHDYVKEAVPSSWDPEALARFIERFGTHVIAGVSMGGKDVLYVRQEHTSDINDPVSILKLLKETASMKFKDSADNHGSASEDFSNKKENIFMIHRKRGGSSKKMYHSEWLDTIDPQPDVISMHLLPLTSLLLGIRGSGFVSHAINLYLRYKPPIDDLHQFFEFQLPRNWAPILSEIRLGSYWKHQMNTWLQFSIFGPKLYINTIPVDVGNRPVIGLRLQLEGRRSNRLAIHLQHLTSLPKSLPLADNANAYLSCDSYSCNYHKKVKWSCFSYVCTAPVESDDSLSIVTGAQLQVEKKCLLLRLRFSKVIGATLKKPPEWDQSSNLSGFSSKSRGVLGFTPKEGQRGHPKPGDVTIGSTTYSAALPAPVHTPKLQRYVDIMEMMRGPEDTPGYWVVSGARLSVQNGKIYLLVKYSLLNFVMQCETEAS is encoded by the exons ATGGAATCATCACAAAGTGTTTCACGTTTTGAAGCAGCTCAGAAAGCTATAAACTCAATTGGGTTGGGTTTTGACATAACATTAGATATCAACTTTGATAATTGTAAGAGTATTGGTTCACCTTTGATCTTCATCAATAATGATGAACAACACTGTCGTCATTTGGAGATTCCTGGTGGTGTTACAATTCCAAATGTTCCAAACTCTATCAAATGTGTTAGAGGAGAATCTATTAGAATTCATTCAGAAGTTCTCACCTTGCACCAG aTGTTGGAGCATTTCAACCATGAAATGCGTCTTGTAGGAGAAACTGCATCTGGTCATTTCTGTGCTTCATTTGGGTTATCTGGTCGATGTATCAAAGAATTAGCTTCTATTAAGTCTCTTGCATATGATGGTTGGTTCATCAAACGCTATGCTGTTGAACTAGAAAGGTATCATGGTGAACTCCATGATTATGTCAAAGAAGCTGTGCCATCATCATGGGACCCTGAGGCCTTGGCAAG GTTCATAGAACGTTTCGGAACTCATGTTATAGCCGGGGTGAGCATGGGAGGGAAGGATGTGTTATATGTTAGACAAGAACATACATCAGATATCAATGATCCAGTTAGTATCCTAAAACTTCTGAAAGAAACAGCTAGCATGAAGTTCAAGGATTCTGCAGATAATCATGGCTCAGCTTCTGAAGACTTCAGTAACAAAAAGGAG AATATTTTTATGATACATAGAAAGAGGGGTGGAAGCAGTAAAAAAATGTATCATAGTGAATGGTTGGATACTATTGACCCACAACCTGACGTCATATCGATGCATCTTCTTCCATTGACATCCCTTTTGTTGGGTATCCGTGGAAGCGGATTTGTGAGCCATGCTATAAATCTCTACCTTCGtt ACAAACCTCCGATTGACGACCTCCATCAATTTTTCGAGTTTCAACTGCCAAGAAATTGGGCCCCTATACTTAGTGAGATACGTCTTGGTTCTTACTGGAAGCATCAAATGAACACCTGGCTACAATTTAGTATCTTCGGTCCAAAGCTTTACATAAATACAATTCCA GTAGATGTTGGTAATAGACCAGTCATTGGCCTGAGATTACAATTGGAAGGAAGAAGAAGCAACAGGTTGGCCATTCACCTGCAGCATCTGACTTCTCTACCCAAGTCCTTACCACTCGCGGATAATGCAAATGCATATTTGTCTTGTGACTCATATAGCTGCAACTACCACAAGAAAGTGAAATGGAGCTGCTTTTCATATGTTTGCACCGCACCTGTGGAATCGGATGATAGTCTTTCTATTGTCACAGGAGCTCAGTTACAAGTTGAAAAGAAATGTCTCCTTTTACGGCTGCGCTTCTCCAAAGTTATCGGTGCCACACTTAAGAAACCACCTGAGTGGGATCAATCATCCAATCTCAGTGGTTTCAGCAGCAAGTCTAGAGGCGTATTAGGTTTTACTCCGAAAGAGGGACAGAGGGGTCATCCAAAACCGGGTGATGTGACGATCGGTTCTACTACATATTCTGCTGCACTGCCGGCACCAGTACATACACCCAAGCTTCAAAGGTATGTGGACATAATGGAAATGATGAGAGGACCTGAAGACACTCCAGGATATTGGGTTGTGTCCGGAGCAAGGCTTTCTGTTCAGAATGGGAAAATATATCTCCTGGTTAAGTATTCACTACTGAACTTTGTTATGCAGTGTGAAACTGAAGCTTCATAG